Part of the Vibrio celticus genome, ACATTGTCACTAGAAACCAATTTACGATCGACTAAATGCGTCATCCATTTTTCATTTGCCGAGATAAAAATGTCTGCTGGTGCTCCTCTTTCGATTTGTCGCACCAAAGACGACGTACTCGCATACACAGGAATCACATCGACAGAATGGTCTTTCTCAAACTCTTCAACCAACAGATTAACCGCATTGGTCATCGACGATGCAGCGTAAACTCGTAGCTTTTCCGCAGCAAAAAGATGACTAGAACTCAATGCCGAAGTTAAGGCAATGGTTAAAAGGAAGACTCGCTTTTTCATTGTTATCACTTATCTATTGTTCGTTTAGGTTCTTTAGCTAACTTCTAAATGGCGGCTTAAGCTGTTAACTCTGGCCAAAGCAGCTCTAGATTTAAGTACTCTTCGATGGCATCAGCGATTCGATTAATACCCAGCTCTTTAAGCTGTTCGTGGTCAATCGCGGTCACATCGCTGGCTCCTGCCCATTCGCAAATAAGCGACAACGCGTCACTGTTATCGAATACGCCATGCAGGTAAGTACCAAAAATCGAGTTATCTTGATTCACAGCGCCATCTAGGCAGCCAGATTCTAACTGAACCGGTAAGTCTGTTTCTTTGACATCAGTCCTACCTACGTGGATTTCATACCCTTTTACCTCTGCTGTTTTTCCATCCAGCGTCATGGTGCCGCGTACGTTGGTTAAGGTTTTCTGCTGTGTAAGGGTTGTTTCAGTATCCAGATACCCTAACCCTTCGCTGCTGCCGGGCGCGCCTTCAACACCATCAGGATCGTGGATGATGTTACCTAACATTTGGTAGCCGCCACAGATACCCATCACCTTGCCGCCTAAGCGCAGATGGCGTTGAATATCTTTATCCCAACCTTGTTGCTTTAGGTAGTCCAAATCTGCCCTTACCGATTTTGTACCCGGCAAGATAATTAAATCAGCGTTGTTTACACGTTCACCTTTACCGACATAACGTAAATCAATTGAAGGATTCAATCTTAACGCGTCAAAGTCTGTATGGTTGCTGATTCGGGTTAGCACCGGCACCACCACCTTAAGCTTAGCTTCTCCGTCAGACTCTTGAGCAGAGGTAATGGCATCTTCC contains:
- a CDS encoding cobyric acid synthase — protein: MRAPLSALMVQGTTSDAGKSVLVAGLCRVLARKGIKVAPFKPQNMALNSAVTKDGGEIGRAQAVQAQACNIEPTVHMNPVLLKPNSDTGAQVILQGLALSNMEATGYHDYKKVAMDTVIDSFDRLSEEYESVMIEGAGSPAEINLRENDIANMGFAEKADIPVIIVADIDRGGVFAHLYGTLALLSEFEQARVKGFVINRFRGDIALLQSGLDWLEEKTGKPVIGVLPYLHGFNLEAEDAITSAQESDGEAKLKVVVPVLTRISNHTDFDALRLNPSIDLRYVGKGERVNNADLIILPGTKSVRADLDYLKQQGWDKDIQRHLRLGGKVMGICGGYQMLGNIIHDPDGVEGAPGSSEGLGYLDTETTLTQQKTLTNVRGTMTLDGKTAEVKGYEIHVGRTDVKETDLPVQLESGCLDGAVNQDNSIFGTYLHGVFDNSDALSLICEWAGASDVTAIDHEQLKELGINRIADAIEEYLNLELLWPELTA